The following are from one region of the Nocardioides marmotae genome:
- a CDS encoding SGNH/GDSL hydrolase family protein, with the protein MNLPTTARRRRTAPTILLTSLLAGVLAGSLLTGCSADDPGTRDEPDARAVSPSATLPGSDGPDPASTPEPGRYPTYVAIGDSFTAAPLAGPTADQQCLRSAQNYPAQVAEALGAELTDVSCTGADTSALVGAQRVLQGGVVPPQFDALGPDTRLVTIGIGGNDFDIYSLLTGSCVQAAQRDPDGAPCRSELGAEGVAELRKNIRTVGERLVAVVEGVRQRAPRAEVVVVGYPEIVPGDATCPDLLPLATGDVPFAATMAELLADVQERAAKRADVAYVDTYAASDGHDVCSEDPWINGRVTSAATALAYHPLKVGQEAVAGLVLEQLADR; encoded by the coding sequence GTGAACCTCCCGACGACGGCCCGCCGCAGGCGGACCGCCCCGACCATCCTGCTGACGTCCCTGCTGGCGGGCGTCCTGGCCGGCTCCCTGCTCACCGGCTGCTCCGCCGATGACCCCGGCACCCGCGACGAGCCCGACGCCCGGGCGGTCAGCCCGTCCGCGACCCTGCCGGGGTCCGACGGCCCCGACCCGGCGTCCACCCCCGAGCCCGGCCGCTACCCGACGTACGTCGCGATCGGCGACTCCTTCACCGCCGCCCCGCTCGCCGGGCCGACCGCCGACCAGCAGTGCCTGCGCTCGGCGCAGAACTACCCCGCCCAGGTCGCCGAGGCCCTCGGCGCCGAGCTCACCGACGTCAGCTGCACCGGCGCCGACACCAGCGCCCTCGTCGGCGCCCAGCGGGTGCTCCAGGGCGGCGTCGTGCCGCCGCAGTTCGACGCGCTCGGCCCGGACACCCGGCTGGTGACCATCGGGATCGGCGGCAACGACTTCGACATCTACAGCCTCCTCACCGGCTCCTGCGTGCAGGCCGCCCAGCGCGACCCCGACGGCGCGCCGTGCCGCTCCGAGCTCGGGGCCGAGGGCGTCGCCGAGCTGCGGAAGAACATCCGCACCGTCGGCGAGCGGCTCGTCGCCGTCGTCGAGGGGGTGCGCCAGCGGGCGCCGCGCGCCGAGGTGGTGGTCGTCGGCTACCCCGAGATCGTGCCCGGCGACGCGACCTGCCCGGACCTGCTGCCACTCGCCACCGGCGACGTCCCGTTCGCGGCGACGATGGCCGAGCTGCTCGCCGACGTCCAGGAGCGCGCCGCGAAGCGCGCCGACGTGGCCTACGTCGACACCTACGCCGCCAGCGACGGCCACGACGTCTGCTCCGAGGACCCCTGGATCAACGGCCGCGTCACCAGCGCCGCCACCGCACTGGCCTACCACCCGCTCAAGGTCGGGCAGGAGGCCGTCGCCGGGCTCGTCCTCGAGCAGCTCGCCGACCGCTGA
- a CDS encoding amidohydrolase, producing MTSLLLRNARRVPLRAGDLADQGADRAADPVDVLVEDGTVTAVGPGLHRPEGVEEIDAAGRWLTPGLWDQHVHMGQWTLSSQRLDLSGARTPEDVTSLVAARVAEQPGAPVIGWGHRSGTWDREVTVSELDAVSGQTPVVLISGDGHHAWLNTTALLRLAMPVRDSVVRETEWFAAYPRLVTLVGNDGTSPAAYRRSLETAAALGVVGIVDYEFGRGPLDWVERWNEGAGLLHVRAASYVETFDEVLDAGLRTGDPLPGGGPRLTMGSLKIISDGSLNTRTAWCCEPYGDAHRLEYPAGQPNLSGAELREHLARARAAGVEVATHAIGDAAVAEALASYADTSARGSIEHAQMVGRDDVRRMAELGIRASVQPAHLLDDRDLTEKIWGDRSARCFAFRWMLDDGVELALGSDAPVSPLDPWLAIAAAVHRSADDRDPWHAEQALTAQEALAASVDGQPTVGVGSRGDLVLLDADPLAEHPTTAEAGAALRSMPVALTVVDGAVVHWGL from the coding sequence ATGACGAGCCTGCTGCTCCGCAACGCCCGCCGGGTGCCCCTGCGCGCCGGTGACCTCGCCGATCAAGGGGCTGATCGAGCGGCCGACCCGGTCGACGTGCTCGTCGAGGACGGCACCGTCACCGCGGTCGGCCCCGGGCTCCACCGCCCCGAGGGGGTCGAGGAGATCGACGCCGCCGGGCGCTGGCTGACGCCGGGCCTGTGGGACCAGCACGTGCACATGGGCCAGTGGACGCTGAGCTCCCAGCGGCTCGACCTGAGCGGCGCCCGCACGCCCGAGGACGTCACCAGCTTGGTCGCCGCGCGGGTCGCCGAGCAGCCCGGTGCGCCGGTCATCGGCTGGGGCCACCGCTCCGGCACGTGGGACCGGGAGGTCACCGTCTCCGAGCTCGACGCGGTCTCCGGCCAGACCCCCGTGGTGCTCATCAGCGGCGACGGCCACCACGCCTGGCTCAACACGACCGCGCTGCTGCGGCTCGCGATGCCGGTGCGCGACTCGGTGGTCCGCGAGACCGAGTGGTTCGCGGCCTACCCCCGCCTCGTCACCCTCGTCGGCAACGACGGCACCTCGCCGGCCGCCTACCGCCGCTCGCTGGAGACCGCGGCCGCGCTCGGCGTGGTCGGCATCGTCGACTACGAGTTCGGTCGCGGGCCGCTGGACTGGGTCGAGCGGTGGAACGAGGGCGCCGGCCTGCTCCACGTGCGGGCCGCGTCGTACGTCGAGACCTTCGACGAGGTCCTCGACGCCGGCCTGCGCACCGGCGACCCGCTGCCCGGCGGCGGCCCGCGGCTGACGATGGGCTCGCTGAAGATCATCAGCGACGGGTCGCTCAACACCCGCACCGCGTGGTGCTGCGAGCCGTACGGCGACGCCCACCGCCTGGAGTACCCCGCCGGCCAGCCCAACCTCTCCGGCGCCGAGCTGCGCGAGCACCTCGCCCGCGCCCGGGCGGCCGGCGTCGAGGTCGCCACCCACGCGATCGGCGACGCCGCGGTGGCCGAGGCGCTGGCGTCGTACGCCGACACCAGCGCGCGGGGCTCGATCGAGCACGCGCAGATGGTCGGCCGCGACGACGTACGCCGGATGGCCGAGCTCGGGATCCGCGCCAGTGTGCAGCCGGCGCACCTCCTCGACGACCGCGACCTCACCGAGAAGATCTGGGGCGATCGGTCGGCCCGGTGCTTCGCGTTCCGCTGGATGCTCGACGACGGCGTGGAGCTCGCCCTCGGCTCCGACGCCCCGGTCTCGCCGCTCGACCCGTGGCTGGCGATCGCCGCGGCGGTCCACCGCAGCGCCGACGACCGCGACCCGTGGCACGCCGAGCAGGCGCTCACCGCCCAGGAGGCGCTCGCCGCCTCCGTCGACGGCCAGCCCACCGTCGGCGTCGGCTCCCGCGGCGACCTCGTCCTCCTCGACGCCGACCCGCTGGCCGAGCACCCCACCACCGCCGAGGCCGGCGCCGCGCTGCGCTCGATGCCGGTCGCCCTCACCGTCGTCGACGGCGCCGTCGTCCACTGGGGGCTCTGA
- a CDS encoding serine/threonine-protein kinase, translating into MSSPTRLGRYVVRRRLGSGGFATVWLAYDEQLDSPVAIKVLADNWTEDAHVRGRFVEEGRYLRRVESPHVVGVYDAGELDDGRPYLVMAYADQGTLADRLEADAAAGAEVGPEVGPEVGPAGLTLPQAVEVLRQVGAGLTALHGRGILHRDVKPANVLFRTVEGTVRAMLGDLGLGKALDMSSRLTMVAGTPTFVAPEQAQAEPLDARADQYSLGALAYLLLSGRAPYTHTTLGAAAAPAPPPPLSTPERPFPDATDAVVRRALAVDREDRFPDVASFVEALEATLDCDATAPAPWLPVDPGPTRPEPRPTPASAPAPASAPAPLPAPAVRGRWLLACGLAVAALVAGGMGGYLWQQERDAEVRLSDEQGSLSVAVPRDWERAVAVAGWTPPNGDDATYPALSAGTVEGWTEPGTSAEGVFLGLLPGTELPTTLPRHPECAEAQEPVTQTAGDPSRTVVHTGCPGGVVVERVVQVAGNRLLWVQVRSLARATANRVLDSVETHGI; encoded by the coding sequence GTGTCTTCCCCCACGCGTCTCGGTCGCTACGTCGTGCGCCGGCGTCTCGGCTCGGGCGGGTTCGCGACGGTGTGGCTGGCCTACGACGAGCAGCTCGACAGCCCGGTCGCGATCAAGGTGCTGGCCGACAACTGGACCGAGGACGCGCACGTCCGCGGCCGGTTCGTCGAGGAGGGCCGCTACCTGCGGCGGGTGGAGTCGCCCCACGTCGTCGGTGTCTACGACGCCGGCGAGCTCGACGACGGCCGGCCCTACCTGGTCATGGCCTACGCCGACCAGGGCACGCTCGCCGACCGGCTCGAGGCAGACGCGGCTGCCGGTGCCGAGGTCGGCCCCGAGGTCGGCCCCGAGGTCGGCCCCGCCGGGCTCACGCTGCCCCAGGCGGTGGAGGTGCTGCGCCAGGTGGGCGCCGGGCTGACCGCGCTGCACGGCCGCGGCATCCTGCACCGCGACGTCAAGCCCGCGAACGTGCTCTTCCGCACCGTCGAGGGCACGGTCCGCGCGATGCTCGGCGACCTCGGGCTCGGCAAGGCGCTCGACATGTCCTCGCGGCTGACGATGGTCGCGGGCACGCCGACCTTCGTGGCGCCCGAGCAGGCGCAGGCCGAGCCGCTGGACGCGCGCGCGGACCAGTACTCCCTCGGGGCGCTGGCCTACCTGCTGCTGTCCGGCCGGGCGCCGTACACCCACACCACGCTGGGCGCGGCCGCCGCCCCGGCCCCGCCGCCGCCGCTCTCGACCCCCGAGCGGCCCTTCCCGGACGCCACCGACGCGGTCGTCCGGCGCGCGCTGGCCGTGGACCGCGAGGACCGGTTCCCCGACGTGGCGTCCTTCGTCGAGGCGCTGGAGGCGACGCTCGACTGCGACGCGACCGCGCCGGCGCCGTGGCTGCCGGTCGACCCCGGCCCGACCCGGCCGGAGCCGCGGCCGACCCCCGCGTCCGCGCCCGCGCCCGCGTCCGCGCCCGCGCCGCTCCCCGCCCCGGCGGTGCGGGGCCGGTGGCTCCTCGCCTGCGGGCTCGCGGTGGCCGCGCTCGTGGCGGGCGGCATGGGCGGCTACCTGTGGCAGCAGGAGCGCGACGCGGAGGTCCGGCTCAGCGACGAGCAGGGCAGCCTGAGCGTGGCCGTGCCGCGCGACTGGGAGCGGGCCGTGGCGGTCGCCGGCTGGACGCCGCCGAACGGTGACGACGCGACGTACCCCGCCCTCTCGGCCGGCACCGTCGAGGGCTGGACCGAGCCGGGCACGAGCGCCGAGGGCGTCTTCCTCGGGCTGCTGCCGGGCACCGAGCTGCCCACGACGCTGCCGCGGCACCCGGAGTGTGCGGAGGCGCAGGAGCCGGTCACCCAGACCGCGGGCGACCCCTCGCGGACCGTCGTGCACACCGGCTGCCCCGGCGGCGTCGTGGTCGAGCGGGTGGTGCAGGTCGCGGGCAACCGGCTGCTGTGGGTGCAGGTGCGCAGCCTCGCCCGCGCCACCGCCAACCGGGTGCTCGACAGCGTGGAGACCCACGGCATCTGA
- a CDS encoding RNA polymerase sigma factor, protein MTTSPGSEDAQAPTADEIDDLARRAQAGDRDALEDLLAAVRPRALSVCRGVLPHSADAEDACQEALLNVAGKIGSWGGRGRFTTWLHVVALNSARSTYRRLKNQAFASDVLPAERPDPRTTSVIAGTRLDLLEAMETLEREHPQMVEPLLLRDVYGLPYEEIAALLGAPTGTVKAQIHHGRKLVRPLLRGDA, encoded by the coding sequence ATGACGACGAGCCCGGGCAGCGAGGACGCGCAGGCACCGACCGCCGACGAGATCGACGACCTCGCGCGGCGCGCGCAGGCCGGCGACCGCGACGCGTTGGAGGACCTGCTCGCGGCGGTCCGCCCACGGGCGCTCAGCGTCTGCCGCGGGGTGCTGCCGCACTCCGCCGACGCCGAGGACGCCTGCCAGGAGGCCCTGCTGAACGTCGCCGGCAAGATCGGGTCGTGGGGCGGCCGCGGCCGGTTCACCACGTGGCTGCACGTCGTGGCGCTCAACAGCGCCCGGTCGACGTACCGCCGGCTGAAGAACCAGGCCTTCGCCAGCGACGTGCTGCCCGCCGAGCGGCCCGACCCGCGCACCACCTCGGTCATCGCCGGCACCCGGCTCGACCTGCTCGAGGCGATGGAGACCCTCGAGCGCGAGCACCCGCAGATGGTCGAGCCGCTGCTGCTGCGCGACGTCTACGGGCTGCCCTACGAGGAGATCGCCGCGCTGCTCGGCGCGCCGACCGGCACCGTCAAGGCGCAGATCCACCACGGCCGCAAGCTGGTCCGGCCGCTGCTGCGCGGTGACGCGTGA
- a CDS encoding M1 family metallopeptidase, with protein MTRTRRPARLVPALLALALLPLAGCTDTDTEPPPPDPAPSAAAATRAPVAHPAPTEQPAPDALEEAVNEPREDSVYPDVGDPGVDALHYDLSLDWDPETRVLDGLERVLLRATADDDTVQLDLSPALTVRSVSVDGEKVDFRHAGKDLYLRQDVVADERYEVVVSYSGTPRPAAAPTTRGDFSTTGWTTTADGWTWTMQEPYGAYTWYAVNDHPSDKALYDVTVSVPSPWTGISNGELVSREEREGRTVTRWHLAEPAASYLVTLATGDYTSAEATSASGVPVTWWVPRDQPRLGSGATTMARELAWLEERLGPYPYDTAGAVLVESLSGMETQTMITLGISDYTLSAAVIVHELAHHWYGNQVTPEDWRDVWMNEGMAMYLQILWQVEQDGGDLETVLEEYAVREAEERATAGPPGDYDPATFGESNIYYGPMLMWHELRRRLAARSGSDADFWALVRAWPASRDNGTADREEYLAWVEAETGLELSAFFDRWLMGATTPARS; from the coding sequence GTGACCCGCACCAGGCGTCCCGCCCGGCTGGTCCCGGCCCTGCTCGCCCTCGCGCTGCTGCCGCTCGCCGGCTGCACCGACACCGACACCGAGCCGCCTCCGCCGGACCCGGCCCCCTCGGCCGCGGCGGCGACCCGCGCGCCGGTCGCCCACCCCGCCCCCACCGAGCAGCCCGCGCCCGACGCGCTCGAGGAGGCCGTCAACGAGCCGCGGGAGGACTCGGTCTACCCCGACGTCGGCGACCCCGGCGTCGACGCGCTGCACTACGACCTCTCCCTCGACTGGGACCCCGAGACCCGCGTCCTCGACGGGCTCGAGCGGGTCCTGCTGCGCGCCACCGCGGACGACGACACCGTCCAGCTCGACCTCTCCCCCGCGCTGACCGTGCGCTCGGTGAGCGTCGACGGCGAGAAGGTCGACTTCCGCCACGCCGGCAAGGACCTCTACCTGCGCCAGGACGTCGTGGCCGACGAGCGCTACGAGGTGGTCGTCTCCTACTCCGGCACCCCGCGGCCGGCCGCGGCACCGACCACCCGCGGCGACTTCAGCACGACCGGGTGGACGACCACCGCCGACGGCTGGACCTGGACGATGCAGGAGCCCTACGGCGCCTACACCTGGTACGCCGTCAACGACCACCCCTCCGACAAGGCGCTCTACGACGTCACGGTCAGCGTGCCGAGCCCGTGGACCGGCATCAGCAACGGGGAGCTGGTCTCCCGCGAGGAGCGCGAGGGCCGCACGGTCACCCGGTGGCACCTGGCCGAGCCGGCCGCCTCCTACCTGGTCACCCTGGCCACCGGCGACTACACCAGCGCCGAGGCGACCTCGGCGAGCGGCGTGCCGGTGACGTGGTGGGTGCCGCGCGACCAGCCGCGGCTCGGCTCCGGCGCGACGACGATGGCCCGCGAGCTGGCGTGGCTCGAGGAGCGGCTGGGCCCCTACCCCTACGACACCGCCGGCGCGGTGCTCGTGGAGTCGCTCAGCGGCATGGAGACCCAGACCATGATCACCCTCGGGATCAGCGACTACACGCTCTCGGCCGCGGTGATCGTCCACGAGCTGGCCCACCACTGGTACGGCAACCAGGTCACGCCGGAGGACTGGCGCGACGTGTGGATGAACGAGGGCATGGCGATGTACCTCCAGATCCTCTGGCAGGTCGAGCAGGACGGCGGCGACCTCGAGACGGTGCTCGAGGAGTACGCCGTGCGCGAGGCGGAGGAGCGGGCGACGGCGGGCCCGCCGGGCGACTACGACCCGGCGACCTTCGGGGAGTCGAACATCTACTACGGCCCCATGCTCATGTGGCACGAGCTGCGCCGACGGCTCGCGGCCCGGTCGGGGAGCGACGCGGACTTCTGGGCGCTCGTGCGCGCGTGGCCGGCCTCGCGGGACAACGGCACCGCCGACCGCGAGGAGTACCTCGCCTGGGTCGAGGCGGAGACCGGGCTGGAGCTCTCGGCGTTCTTCGACCGGTGGCTGATGGGCGCCACCACCCCGGCCCGCTCCTAG
- a CDS encoding carboxyl transferase domain-containing protein produces MGRPNARPNAATLIDLVLDEGSWVSWDTRPERAGITEEYAAELARAEEKSGVDESVLTGEGLMRGRRVAVIVGEFGFLAGSIGRASADRIVAGIERATAEGLPLLAAPVSGGTRMQEGTPAFVQMVRISQAVAAHKAAELPYLVYLRHPTTGGVMASWGSLGHVTVGEPGALLGFLGPRVYEALYGKPFPEGVQTAENLHAHGIIDAVVAPEDIAEILDRALTVILSPRHGFTTTPLDADATYDEPGSAPEVETWDAVTRSRRPDRPGVRRLLRYAASDVVPLNGTGQGEQDPGMFIGLVRFGEAPCVFLGQDRRGQTAEQPLGPGALREARRGMRLASELGLPLVTAIDTRGAALSADAENGGLAGEIARCLADLVTLDAPTLCLMLGEGNGGGALALLPADRVLAAQHAWLSPLPPEGASAIVHRDLDHAPEMARKQQVRALDLHRLGIVDRVVAERPDAADEAEAFCRRVGAVLEQELAALLESGPGSPEDRARRYV; encoded by the coding sequence ATGGGCCGACCGAACGCTCGACCGAACGCTGCCACGCTGATCGACCTGGTGCTCGACGAGGGCTCGTGGGTCTCCTGGGACACCCGCCCCGAGCGGGCCGGGATCACCGAGGAGTACGCCGCCGAGCTGGCGCGAGCCGAGGAGAAGAGCGGCGTCGATGAGTCGGTGCTGACCGGCGAGGGGCTGATGCGCGGGCGACGCGTCGCGGTCATCGTCGGTGAGTTCGGGTTCCTCGCCGGCTCGATCGGGCGGGCCAGCGCGGACCGCATCGTCGCCGGCATCGAGCGCGCCACGGCCGAGGGGCTGCCGCTGCTCGCGGCGCCGGTCAGCGGCGGCACCCGCATGCAGGAGGGCACGCCGGCGTTCGTGCAGATGGTGCGGATCAGCCAGGCGGTCGCCGCGCACAAGGCCGCCGAGCTGCCCTACCTGGTCTACCTGCGCCACCCCACCACCGGCGGGGTCATGGCCTCGTGGGGCTCGCTCGGGCACGTGACGGTCGGCGAGCCGGGCGCGCTGCTCGGCTTCCTCGGCCCGCGGGTCTACGAGGCGCTCTACGGCAAGCCGTTCCCCGAGGGCGTGCAGACCGCGGAGAACCTCCACGCCCACGGCATCATCGACGCCGTCGTCGCCCCCGAGGACATCGCCGAGATCCTCGACCGCGCGCTGACCGTCATCCTCTCCCCGCGCCACGGCTTCACGACGACCCCGCTCGACGCGGACGCGACGTACGACGAGCCGGGCTCCGCGCCCGAGGTCGAGACGTGGGACGCGGTCACCCGCTCCCGGCGCCCGGACCGCCCCGGCGTGCGCCGCCTGCTGCGGTACGCCGCCAGCGACGTCGTCCCGCTCAACGGCACCGGCCAGGGCGAGCAGGACCCGGGGATGTTCATCGGGCTGGTCCGGTTCGGCGAGGCGCCGTGCGTCTTCCTCGGCCAGGACCGCCGCGGGCAGACCGCCGAGCAGCCGCTGGGGCCCGGGGCGCTGCGGGAGGCCCGCCGCGGCATGCGGCTCGCCTCCGAGCTCGGCCTGCCGCTGGTGACCGCGATCGACACCCGCGGCGCCGCGCTGTCCGCCGACGCCGAGAACGGCGGCCTGGCCGGCGAGATCGCCCGCTGCCTGGCCGACCTGGTCACCCTCGACGCCCCGACCCTGTGCCTGATGCTCGGCGAGGGCAACGGCGGCGGCGCGCTCGCGCTGCTGCCGGCCGACCGGGTGCTGGCCGCCCAGCACGCCTGGCTCTCCCCGCTGCCGCCGGAGGGGGCGAGCGCGATCGTGCACCGCGACCTCGACCACGCGCCGGAGATGGCCCGCAAGCAGCAGGTGCGCGCCCTCGACCTGCACCGGCTCGGCATCGTCGACCGGGTGGTCGCGGAGCGGCCCGACGCCGCCGACGAGGCCGAGGCGTTCTGCCGGCGGGTCGGCGCCGTGCTCGAGCAGGAGCTCGCGGCGCTGCTCGAGTCCGGCCCCGGGAGCCCCGAGGACCGCGCCCGCCGCTACGTCTAG
- a CDS encoding serine/threonine-protein kinase, which produces MTKDAEDGGYPEVGERLGPYMLGARIGSGGMGWVYEALDTRLHRQVAVKVIAPQLAGDAGFRDRFVREAQAQASLDSPHVVHVYDHGEVDGRLYLVTQHIPDGDLADALRTHGAPPLEAAVDIVAQVAAGLADVHAAGFVHRDVKPSNVLLRRREDGVTAYLGDFGIVREADADHTATAAGTAGTPDFMAPELHTGAKASARTDVYSLGCLLWTTLTGSPPYSGASEWELVTAHREQPVPRLPGEGPLVEGVNRVLATAMAKDPAQRYADARPLREDLRDLLRLPAGGPVVPVDAVDPPAAAPLPPPPHARRRLVALVAAILVLAVVGVVAWALTWGEEDDEATGGAPSLDRGRAVASVAAAFEEQLGEAAARSGIAVCMAEHWVDGTGLSQLRADGFLTEDSTFVDRPSAEMTDQMRAAVAAALTACVGAAGDG; this is translated from the coding sequence GTGACCAAGGACGCGGAGGACGGGGGCTACCCCGAGGTCGGCGAGCGGCTCGGGCCGTACATGCTCGGCGCCCGGATCGGCTCGGGCGGGATGGGCTGGGTCTACGAGGCGCTCGACACCCGGCTGCACCGGCAGGTCGCGGTCAAGGTGATCGCGCCGCAGCTCGCGGGGGACGCGGGCTTCCGCGACCGGTTCGTGCGCGAGGCGCAGGCCCAGGCGTCCCTGGACTCCCCGCACGTGGTCCACGTCTACGACCACGGCGAGGTCGACGGCCGGCTCTACCTGGTCACCCAGCACATCCCCGACGGCGACCTGGCCGACGCGCTGCGCACCCACGGCGCGCCACCGCTGGAGGCGGCCGTCGACATCGTCGCCCAGGTCGCGGCGGGGCTCGCCGACGTCCACGCGGCCGGCTTCGTGCACCGCGACGTCAAGCCCTCCAACGTGCTGCTGCGCCGGCGCGAGGACGGCGTCACCGCCTACCTCGGCGACTTCGGCATCGTCCGCGAGGCCGACGCCGACCACACCGCGACCGCCGCCGGCACGGCCGGCACCCCGGACTTCATGGCCCCCGAGCTGCACACCGGCGCCAAGGCGAGCGCGCGCACCGACGTCTACTCCCTCGGCTGCCTGCTGTGGACCACGCTCACCGGGTCCCCGCCGTACTCCGGCGCCTCGGAGTGGGAGCTGGTGACCGCCCACCGCGAGCAGCCCGTGCCGCGGCTGCCCGGCGAGGGTCCCCTGGTCGAGGGGGTGAACCGGGTGCTGGCCACGGCGATGGCCAAGGACCCGGCCCAGCGGTACGCCGACGCGAGGCCGCTGCGCGAGGACCTGCGCGACCTGCTGCGGCTGCCGGCCGGCGGCCCGGTCGTGCCGGTCGACGCCGTCGACCCGCCCGCGGCCGCACCGCTGCCGCCCCCGCCGCACGCCCGGCGCCGGCTGGTCGCGCTGGTGGCCGCGATCCTCGTGCTCGCCGTGGTCGGCGTCGTGGCCTGGGCCCTGACCTGGGGCGAGGAGGACGACGAGGCGACCGGCGGTGCCCCGTCGCTGGACCGCGGACGGGCCGTCGCGAGCGTCGCCGCGGCGTTCGAGGAGCAGCTCGGGGAGGCCGCCGCCCGGTCGGGGATCGCGGTCTGCATGGCCGAGCACTGGGTCGACGGGACCGGCCTGTCCCAGCTGCGCGCCGACGGGTTCCTCACCGAGGACTCGACCTTCGTCGACCGGCCCTCCGCGGAGATGACCGACCAGATGCGCGCCGCCGTCGCCGCCGCGCTCACCGCCTGCGTCGGCGCCGCGGGCGACGGCTAG
- a CDS encoding dihydrolipoamide acetyltransferase family protein — translation MPEYLLPDVGEGLIEAEIVSWKVKVGDTVDINDVVVEIETAKSLVELPSPYAGTVSALLVAEGETVAVGTPIIAIGAPGEAPAPAPAAPMGGDMVIDLSNPAASGGGEGESLVGRNKAERGPMRRPRKGSASPSTEAAAATQMQVQGAFAPGGARSEPVVEADEPAVPATTAPPLPVREQVLAKPPVRRLAKDLGVDLASVTPTGPHGTVTRADVEQAASGAAVIKPVVEPEPAVAMPAAYADLGRPGVHPMAGARETREPVKGVRRAMAQAMTQSAFTSPHVTEWVTVDVTATMRLVERLRSSRDLRGVKVSPLLVLARAAMLAMRRTPEINSWWDEAAQEVVLKGYVNLGIAAATPRGLVVPNIKDADAMSLVELAGALEELTDTARQGRTQPAEMSGGTFTITNVGVFGIDAGTPIINPGESAILCFGAIAKRPWVDEETGEIVARDVTTLALSFDHRHIDGEKGSRFLADVASILRDPANALLF, via the coding sequence ATGCCCGAGTACCTCCTGCCCGACGTCGGCGAGGGCCTGATCGAGGCCGAGATCGTCTCCTGGAAGGTCAAGGTCGGCGACACCGTCGACATCAACGACGTGGTGGTCGAGATCGAGACCGCCAAGTCCCTGGTCGAGCTGCCCTCGCCGTACGCCGGCACGGTCAGCGCCCTGCTCGTGGCCGAGGGGGAGACCGTCGCGGTCGGCACGCCGATCATCGCGATCGGCGCCCCCGGCGAGGCGCCCGCGCCCGCCCCCGCCGCGCCGATGGGCGGGGACATGGTCATCGACCTGTCCAACCCCGCGGCCAGCGGCGGCGGGGAGGGCGAGTCGCTGGTCGGCCGGAACAAGGCCGAGCGCGGCCCGATGCGCCGGCCCCGCAAGGGCTCGGCCTCGCCGTCGACCGAGGCGGCCGCGGCGACCCAGATGCAGGTGCAGGGCGCGTTCGCGCCCGGGGGCGCCCGGTCCGAGCCGGTCGTGGAGGCCGACGAGCCGGCCGTGCCGGCCACGACGGCCCCGCCGCTGCCGGTGCGCGAGCAGGTGCTGGCCAAGCCGCCGGTGCGCCGGCTCGCCAAGGACCTCGGGGTCGACCTGGCCTCGGTGACCCCCACCGGGCCGCACGGCACGGTCACCCGGGCCGACGTGGAGCAGGCCGCGAGCGGCGCCGCCGTGATCAAGCCCGTGGTCGAGCCGGAGCCCGCGGTCGCGATGCCGGCGGCGTACGCCGACCTCGGCCGGCCGGGCGTGCACCCGATGGCCGGCGCCCGCGAGACCCGCGAGCCGGTCAAGGGCGTGCGCCGGGCGATGGCGCAGGCGATGACGCAGTCGGCGTTCACCAGCCCGCACGTCACCGAGTGGGTGACCGTCGACGTGACCGCGACGATGCGCCTCGTCGAGCGCCTCCGGTCCTCCCGCGACCTGCGGGGGGTCAAGGTCAGCCCGCTGCTCGTGCTCGCCCGCGCCGCGATGCTGGCCATGCGGCGTACGCCGGAGATCAACTCCTGGTGGGACGAGGCCGCCCAGGAGGTCGTGCTCAAGGGCTACGTCAACCTCGGCATCGCCGCGGCCACCCCGCGCGGGCTGGTCGTGCCGAACATCAAGGACGCCGACGCGATGTCGCTGGTCGAGCTCGCCGGCGCGCTCGAGGAGCTCACCGACACCGCCCGCCAGGGCCGGACGCAGCCGGCGGAGATGAGCGGGGGGACGTTCACGATCACCAACGTGGGCGTCTTCGGCATCGACGCGGGCACGCCGATCATCAACCCCGGCGAGTCGGCGATCCTCTGCTTCGGCGCGATCGCGAAGCGGCCCTGGGTCGATGAGGAGACCGGCGAGATCGTCGCGCGCGACGTGACGACGCTGGCGCTCTCCTTCGACCACCGCCACATCGACGGGGAGAAGGGCTCGCGGTTCCTCGCCGACGTGGCCTCGATCCTGCGCGACCCGGCGAACGCGCTGCTGTTCTGA